In Kryptolebias marmoratus isolate JLee-2015 linkage group LG2, ASM164957v2, whole genome shotgun sequence, the genomic stretch GGCCTGATTCATTTATTGTACGGGTGATGTTTGACTTTGGTGAAGGAGGAAGCTCACTGTGAGGTGCTGGAAGAGCCACGCTCTCATGATGTTCGTGGCCACTTTAGGGAAGATGCCTCTCTTCTTGTTGTTCCTCCTGTCTCTGTCACACTCGTCCTCCTCGCCTGTGCTGGGGGAGGCTACTCCTCCATCAAGACCATCGCCTGCAGGAAGACACGGAGACGATGCATTCAAGTGAATGAACATAAAacttcatatttattatttaacacaTCAGAAACTGATTGATCTGCTGTTTATTGGCGAATGAGTCAAAAGGTGAAAtgcaggcgataatgtttcaacactttttgtctgttagcaaaatatctcaagaactacTGAATGGATTTCATACATCTGCAATTGATCCACTGTTGaaaccaacccaattcaaaatggccaactgatttaataaaatgcaaacgTTGCTATAGTTTGGTCCATTCTACTGATATTgtgctaaattttgatgtgagTATTCCCCAAAAGGTACTCCAAAAGCTACTTATTGCATTAAATCTTTGCCATAAAGTTTTGCactaactgctggagtcaaacTTTGTCAGatagcaaaaatatttaatgaagcAGTTGgcggattttaattaaactttcagaaagtaatccttggatatatatttacagctctttagtttttggagtcaatctaatttaggttggccgccacagctaactaacattagccaacagaaaaccggttttaactcagacaattttataaatactgagctTAAcgctgatgtggtagtagctgagagtgtttGTTAACATACACTCTGACCTTTAGTTATTTGAGAAAGGCTCAAATGGCTCAAAGTTATTCCcaaaactgagaagaaaaaaaactgctatttaaagctattttgttttttgttatattgtttttgaatgaaaataaaaagaagagatgagtttctttaattatttatgctgtagacaaagacagacatgaCTCTGGTAATTCAGAGGGATACCTTCTAATTACAGCAATAATATCTCTGTCTTGACCTTTTTTTAGTTCTGGGGTATAACACTGAACCTCGAGTTTCATCCGGCAGCAGCTCTGTTGCTGCTACTGAGTGATTTGGTGAATGAAAAACCcttttaaaacatctcatgCAACCACAAAGGTTAAAAGTTGCCACATAAATGTAAACCAAACACTTTACAGGACTTAGCAGCTGTGTAAAACGTTTACAGCATGTGTGGTCGCACCGTCTTTCCCCTGTACAAGTCCTTCCTCTGCAGTGTAACACTATTTTTGACCCGAGCACATGTTTCCGCGTGTCCGTACCTGCGTCACTGCAGTTGTCGCCTGTGCCGTGTGAAGGCAGCCCACAGGTGCCTGGTGTTCCCAGAGGGGTGGTGGCACATTCATCCGGCTCGCGTAACCACGATGCATTCTGGAGGGGAGGGTGGAGAAAGAGACGTGGAATTACAGAGGATATCCCAAAACACGATTAGGTTTGTCTTGTCCAGAGACCGACCTGCTCTGACAGACTGGTGCAGGATCCACCAAAGTCCTCCATGTCGGACTTGGAGCCCCCCTCCCGCTCATCCAGGACCAGATCTGTCGGCATTTTCCCCTTCAGGCAGGTGATGTAGCGATGGCAAAAATTATCACACAGGTCGTGCACCTTCAGAAACAAAGTTACACTCGTCAGTCAGTGCCTTAAAGGGACATTTTAACCATTCTGGAATagggttctgtgtaaaagatATGAATAATTAATACCTAACCTGGTGTAGCTGGCTTTTTGAAcgtcctcagtttggagatataacacagagtttaaatttgaccagattgacaagttCATAATGACTCCAAATGAGCCATTAGCAAAGTGGATCACTGACATCTTATAACAGCTCTAAGCTCACATATTTAATAGCATTTCATGCAGGCCCTGTTTcataaacatttacttttagtcagtttcacatttgttatttacactgaattcaatgattattgcaaatagcagcagcaggtcGCTATAGCCCTTCCTCTGCAATCTGAGGTCACTTCATGCAGGAATATTACAAtatttctggaaaaaataaaataactgtgtaatgtgaaatacAATGCAAtattaaggtttaaaaaaaaaacgtttgcaTGACTGCTACACATTTTTGGAGAATGGGTATTTTTCAAGATGGCATTTTGTTTGATCTATACCAAGTTTGGGCTAGCTGTTAGCATGTCAGTCCTGTTAGAggtaaactctgtttctccaaactgaggccgttcgaggagctatctacaacaggtaagatatcaattgTTCATGACTGTTACACAAAGCCCCACAACAAATGGGCCAATATACCGTTTTGCCAACtcataaaataatagttttattgGGTTCTTGTCACTTGGTTGTgaaattttaacatttgtttttgttttctttacatttgcCAGTTTTTACTTTAACCAACTATGGAAATAACTCAGCAAagaaaagatattttaaaacaaacaaaccaaatgatttttttaaagatcctgATCAGTTTTATCACATCTTAAAACtggaaatataaatattttttcaaagtgacttaacataaatatttgtaaaaaaaaaaaaaaaataaaagtacaaaaatggtAAATAAGTGACACAATTAAACTAGAAAGgcctgaataaaaacacattggGATCTCACCAACCTTCTCCAATTCCAGTAAATGAAAACGAAGAACCTGTATGGCCTGGATCATCTAAGGGAGATAAGATGATGAATAATTACACAGGTGTATCCCACAGTGCATTGTGGCAAAAGTAAAGGTTTGCATTTTAACACAGTGTTGTTTGGTGCGTCCTACCAAGTTATCCAGCTCAGGGTTGGAAGAAAAAATGGGTTTCTCTGAGCGAATCTGCAACACAAATTCATCTGTCAGAAACCCTCGAAGCGTCGCCATCATCTGACACCTGTTTTCTGATTGGTCCTTACGCTCGTCGCCCACCTGCTTTGCGAAAGCGGCGATGTCGTCGTTGAAGGACTCTGAGGAGCAGACGTCGCTGTGACTGGCCATGCCGGGGAGGTGGGAGGGGAcggacagggaggaggaggggtctCGAGGGGAGCAGGTGGCCAGCTCGCACTTCTCAAACACTAAGGCCAGCAGTGGAAAGAGTGGgtgactgcacacacacacacacacataaacagttAACATACTGAACATAAACACAGTAACAGTTGGTACAGAGTACACCTGATACATTTACAGGATATGACACAGCGGAACATGAATCTACGAAGCAGACGGCTGTAAACACTCCTCGTGTATTTTCACATTCAGCACAAACACTAAATATAATCCGGGGACACACAGTTTGCTTTCCGCGCCACATCAATCACCCAAACGTACCCGTAGATTTGGTCTTTGTGGTGTTTGAGGGAGTCGGGGATGGCAGGGCCGTACTGCGGGGGAGGAAGCGCCCTGACATCGTCCCCGTACCCCCCCACCGACATGCCCTCCGACCCTGAGTACTGCACCAGCTCTTCATACTGAAACGCAATTAGgtggagagacagaaaacatgagACACGTTGGACATCTGCGGCTGTCTGACATCAAATCTTACAGTGATTTTATTAGGAGCTGCTGTAgagggggaggtgggggtgggcCTCCAGCTACACACCCTGCACTGGACCGACTCACGGTCACCTGATGGGGTTTTGTAATTTAGC encodes the following:
- the meis3 gene encoding homeobox protein Meis3 isoform X2, giving the protein MEKRYEELVQYSGSEGMSVGGYGDDVRALPPPQYGPAIPDSLKHHKDQIYGHPLFPLLALVFEKCELATCSPRDPSSSLSVPSHLPGMASHSDVCSSESFNDDIAAFAKQIRSEKPIFSSNPELDNLMIQAIQVLRFHLLELEKVHDLCDNFCHRYITCLKGKMPTDLVLDEREGGSKSDMEDFGGSCTSLSEQNASWLREPDECATTPLGTPGTCGLPSHGTGDNCSDAGDGLDGGVASPSTGEEDECDRDRRNNKKRGIFPKVATNIMRAWLFQHLTHPYPSEEQKKQLSQDTGLTILQVNNWFINARRRIVQPMIDQSNRSGQGGPYSPEGAALGGYGLDGQAHLGLRTAGLQGMSSLQGDYPSTLLSQPGYPPHPGPSLHSYPGPHAHPAMLLHPAPHAHPAEPLLTQGLDIHAH
- the meis3 gene encoding homeobox protein Meis3 isoform X1 → MEKRYEELVQYSGSEGMSVGGYGDDVRALPPPQYGPAIPDSLKHHKDQIYGHPLFPLLALVFEKCELATCSPRDPSSSLSVPSHLPGMASHSDVCSSESFNDDIAAFAKQIRSEKPIFSSNPELDNLMIQAIQVLRFHLLELEKVHDLCDNFCHRYITCLKGKMPTDLVLDEREGGSKSDMEDFGGSCTSLSEQNASWLREPDECATTPLGTPGTCGLPSHGTGDNCSDAGDGLDGGVASPSTGEEDECDRDRRNNKKRGIFPKVATNIMRAWLFQHLTHPYPSEEQKKQLSQDTGLTILQVNNWFINARRRIVQPMIDQSNRSGQGGPYSPEGAALGGYGLDGQAHLGLRTAAGLQGMSSLQGDYPSTLLSQPGYPPHPGPSLHSYPGPHAHPAMLLHPAPHAHPAEPLLTQGLDIHAH